A stretch of Leishmania braziliensis MHOM/BR/75/M2904 complete genome, chromosome 11 DNA encodes these proteins:
- a CDS encoding putative zinc finger domain protein, with product MLMTLHSPAEVADSPLPIHHVQQHLLGAHGSSPYGSPPKDAAQQRSLSARGDHAPQASLVANKLGSASVCEGEGVEAETVALAEVQQRGPSPTEAGASDALLKCVGLGAVDSERNVDEEIDAKGGSKRDEASGSGSRDEIAFALSGMHDACVVANVLAPPSERFAVGRNVVSSNHGAADGIDGFESRSDQPLTSCCVDRRCYPDSWRQTRPRRHAFERPLHSYQIAGQIYCLVIVILFWSSVFSAYVLLYTQDNQDCMAELVTFAFLVLAGTIWLYGSLILISFRDCADRSNTGELCVFCRRCTRLSSKHCKACNKCVEGFDHHCKWLNMCVGRNNYTLFFCFVSGCVFSNFATLASVICLLVRWWHMLAKNHNAYFRVGPIVLCFGVLVSLGPIVYLLGFHVYLHLILKTTTYQHMVGKREETFQILVEKEPQKTQKRCFCC from the coding sequence ATGCTCATGACACTTCACTCTCCAGCTGAGGTCGCCGACAGCCCGTTACCGATCCACCACGTGCAGCAACACCTCCTCGGCGCCCATGGCAGCTCGCCGTACGGGTCACCACCCAAAGACGCCGCACAACAAAGGTCTTTGTCTGCAAGAGGTGATCACGCTCCACAAGCCTCGCTGGTGGCCAACAAGCTCGGCTCTGCATCTGTctgtgagggggagggtgttGAGGCGGAGACAGTCGCGCTTGCAGAagtacagcagcgcggccCGTCTCCCACGGAAGCCGGTGCAAGCGATGCGTTGCTGAAGTGCGTTGGCCTCGGCGCCGTGGATTCCGAGCGTAACGTGGATGAAGAGATAGACGCGAAGGGTGGAAGCAAGCGCGACGAGGCAagtggcagtggcagcagagATGAAATTGCCTTCGCACTGAGCGGCATGCATGATGCTTGTGTCGTGGCAAACGTGCTGGCACCGCCGTCAGAGAGGTTTGCTGTCGGAAGGAATGTGGTGTCGAGCAaccacggcgccgctgatGGCATTGATGGCTTTGAGTCTCGCTCCGATCAGCCACTGACCTCCTGCTGCGTGGACCGGCGCTGTTACCCTGACAGCTGGCGACAGActcggccgcggcgccacgCGTTCGAGCGCCCGCTGCACTCCTATCAGATTGCAGGCCAGATTTACTGCCTGGTGATAGTTATATTATTTTGGTCTAGCGTGTTTTCGGCCTACGTGCTGCTCTACACCCAGGACAATCAGGACTGCATGGCTGAGCTGGTCACCTTTGCTTTCCTCGTGCTTGCCGGGACGATATGGCTCTACGGGTCCCTCATATTGATCTCCTTCAGGGACTGTGCAGACCGCAGCAACACGGGTGAGCTCTGCGTGTTCTGCCGGCGCTGCACGCGCTTGAGCTCGAAGCACTGCAAGGCGTGTAACAAGTGTGTGGAGGGATTCGACCACCACTGCAAGTGGCTGAACATGTGTGTCGGGAGGAACAACTATACCCTGTTTTTCTGCTTCGTGAGCGGATGTGTCTTCAGCAACTTCGCGACCCTTGCCAGTGTCATCTGCTTGCTCGTGCGATGGTGGCATATGCTGGCGAAGAATCACAACGCGTACTTCCGAGTGGGCCCGATTGTGCTCTGCTTCGGGGTCCTTGTTAGCCTCGGCCCCATTGTGTATTTGCTCGGATTTCACGTCTACTTGCATCTTATCCTGAAGACGACGACGTACCAGCACATGGTGGGCAAGCGTGAGGAGACCTTCCAGATCCTTGTCGAGAAGGAGCCCCAAAAGACGCAGAAAAGGTGTTTCTGCTGCTAG
- a CDS encoding putative lanosterol 14-alpha-demethylase: MIGELLLLLAAGLALYGWYFCQSFNTTRATDPPVVRCTTPFVGHILQFGKDPLGFMLNAKRKYGGIFTMNVCGNRITIVGDVHQHSKFFTPRNEILSPREVYSFMVPVFGEGVAYAAPYPRMREQLNFLAEELTVAKFQNFAPSIQHEVRKFMKANWDKDEGEINILEDCSAMIINTACQCLFGEDLRKRLDARQFAQLLARMESCLIPAAVFLPWILKLPLPQSYRCRDARAELQDVLSEIIIAREKEEAQKDNSTSDLLAGLLGAVYRDGTRMSQHEVCGMIVAAMFAGQHTSTITTTWSLLHLMDPRNKKHLMKLHEEIDEFPAQLNYDNVMEEMPFAEKCARESIRRDPPLVMLMRKVLKPVQVGKYVVPEGDIIACSPLLSHQDEEAFPNPREWNPERNMKLVDGAFCGFGAGVHKCIGEKFGLLQVKTVLATVLREYDFELLGSLPEPNYHTMVVGPTASQCRVKYIKKKATA; encoded by the coding sequence ATGATCGGCGagctccttcttctcctggCTGCCGGTCTGGCGCTATACGGCTGGTACTTTTGCCAGTCCTTCAACACGACCCGCGCGACGGACCCCCCAGTCGTTCGCTGTACTACGCCGTTTGTTGGCCACATCCTTCAATTTGGCAAGGACCCGCTGGGCTTTATGCTGAACGCGAAGAGGAAGTACGGCGGCATATTCACCATGAACGTCTGCGGCAATCGCATCACTATCGTCGGCGACGTTCACCAGCACAGCAAATTTTTCACACCGCGTAACGAAATTCTCTCCCCGCGTGAGGTCTACAGTTTCATGGTGCCCGTCTTTGGAGAGGGCGTCGCCTACGCCGCGCCGTACCCGCGCATGCGCGAGCAGCTCAACTTCCTGGCAGAGGAGCTGACTGTGGCTAAGTTCCAGAACTTTGCTCCTTCGATACAGCACGAGGTGCGCAAGTTTATGAAGGCGAACTGGGACAAGGACGAAGGCGAGATCAACATCCTCGAGGACTGCAGCGCTATGATCATTAACACCGCCTGCCAGTGTCTCTTCGGCGAAGACCTGCGCAAGCGCCTCGACGCGCGCCAGTTTGCACAGCTGCTGGCCAGGATGGAGAGTTGCCTCATTCCTGCCGCTGTCTTCCTTCCGTGGATCCtgaagctgccgctgcctcagTCCTACCGCTGCCGCGATGCCCGCGCTGAGCTGCAGGACGTCCTCAGTGAGATCATCATCGCTCgcgagaaggaggaggcccAGAAGGACAACAGCACGTCTGACCTACTCGCTGGTCTGCTCGGTGCCGTGTACCGCGACGGCACCCGCATGTCCCAGCACGAGGTCTGCGGCATGATTGTTGCCGCCATGTTTGCTGGCCAGCACACCTCTACCATCACCACTACTTGGTCCCTGCTGCATCTGATGGACCCTCGCAACAAGAAGCACCTCATGAAGCTGCACGAAGAGATTGACGAGTTCCCAGCGCAGCTGAACTACGACAACGTCATGGAGGAGATGCCGTTTGCGGAGAAGTGCGCGCGCGAGTCCATCCGCCGCGACCCGCCGCTGGTTATGCTGATGCGCAAGGTACTGAAGCCAGTTCAGGTAGGCAAGTACGTGGTGCCGGAGGGCGACATCATTGCCTGTTCGCCGCTTCTCTCACACCAGGATGAGGAGGCGTTCCCCAATCCGCGTGAGTGGAATCCAGAGCGTAACATGAAGCTTGTCGACGGCGCCTTCTGCGGCTTTGGTGCTGGTGTGCACAAGTGCATCGGCGAGAAATTTGGCCTCTTGCAGGTCAAGACGGTGctggcgacggtgctgcgtgAATACGACTTTGAGCTCCTCGGCTCTCTGCCGGAGCCGAACTACCACACCATGGTGGTGGGTCCGACGGCCAGCCAGTGCCGCGTCAAGTACatcaagaagaaggcgacTGCTTAG